A single Marinitoga aeolica DNA region contains:
- a CDS encoding RtcB family protein: MKIIRETPYIWKIEKFGNMKVDAIVFTNSETIYSQEYHEAIQQLINVASLPGIVKAAYAMPDIHWGYGFPIGGVAAFDTDNGIISPGGVGFDINCGVRVMTTSLSYSEIKKYIDKLIKEIYNNIPVGVGSRTNFKFSVKEMKNIIENGAYWAINSNYGISEDLNNIEDRGKIKYTDFNTMSKEAIKRGSNELGTLGSGNHFIEIQKVGKIYNLEIAEKWGLFENQIVYTIHSGSRGLGHQIATDYIKILRDNLKEWNKKIPDKQLINAPFNSQYGQNYFLAMNGAANFAFANRQIMGHKIRKIFKEIFGTDVKLLYDITHNIAKLEEHIIDGKKKKLIIHRKGATRAFKNQPVLIPGDMGTSSYVLIGTEKSESLAFGSSAHGAGRVLGRRQAKRKLNSKDILTELKNKNIRIIAKSKGTIVEEAPEVYKNIDDVIEIIEKTGISKKIAKLIPIGVVKG, encoded by the coding sequence ATGAAAATAATTAGAGAAACACCATATATCTGGAAAATTGAAAAATTTGGAAACATGAAAGTTGATGCAATTGTTTTTACCAATTCAGAAACAATATATAGTCAGGAATACCATGAAGCAATTCAACAATTAATCAATGTAGCTTCTTTACCGGGAATTGTTAAAGCAGCATATGCAATGCCAGATATTCATTGGGGATATGGATTCCCAATAGGTGGGGTAGCGGCATTTGATACAGATAATGGAATAATATCACCAGGTGGTGTAGGTTTTGATATTAATTGTGGTGTAAGAGTTATGACCACATCGCTTTCTTATTCAGAAATAAAAAAATATATAGATAAATTAATAAAAGAAATATATAATAATATTCCAGTTGGAGTAGGCTCAAGAACAAATTTTAAATTTTCTGTAAAAGAAATGAAGAATATTATAGAAAATGGAGCATATTGGGCGATTAATAGCAATTATGGAATATCAGAGGATTTGAATAATATTGAAGATAGAGGTAAAATAAAATACACAGATTTTAATACAATGTCTAAAGAAGCTATAAAAAGAGGTTCAAATGAATTAGGAACATTGGGATCAGGTAATCATTTTATTGAAATACAAAAAGTAGGGAAAATATATAATTTAGAAATAGCTGAAAAATGGGGATTATTTGAAAATCAAATTGTTTATACAATACATTCTGGTTCAAGAGGGCTTGGACACCAAATCGCTACAGATTATATTAAAATATTAAGGGATAACCTAAAAGAGTGGAACAAAAAAATTCCTGATAAGCAATTAATAAATGCACCATTTAATAGTCAATATGGGCAGAATTATTTCTTAGCAATGAATGGAGCTGCAAATTTTGCTTTTGCAAATAGGCAAATAATGGGACATAAAATCAGAAAAATTTTTAAAGAAATTTTTGGTACTGATGTGAAATTATTATATGATATAACTCATAATATTGCAAAATTAGAAGAGCATATTATTGATGGGAAAAAGAAAAAATTAATAATTCATAGGAAAGGTGCCACAAGAGCCTTTAAAAATCAACCAGTACTTATTCCAGGAGATATGGGGACATCATCTTATGTTCTTATAGGAACAGAAAAATCAGAATCACTTGCTTTTGGATCTTCTGCTCATGGTGCAGGCAGAGTATTAGGACGAAGGCAGGCAAAAAGAAAGTTGAATTCAAAAGATATATTAACAGAATTAAAAAACAAAAATATACGTATAATAGCTAAATCAAAAGGAACTATTGTTGAAGAAGCCCCCGAAGTTTATAAAAATATCGATGATGTAATTGAAATTATAGAAAAAACAGGTATTTCAAAAAAAATCGCAAAATTAATACCAATAGGTGTTGTAAAGGGTTAA